The following coding sequences are from one Peromyscus eremicus chromosome X, PerEre_H2_v1, whole genome shotgun sequence window:
- the LOC131899718 gene encoding uncharacterized protein LOC131899718, translating into MYRFANGKKCIFKLSGLLYSLSALVFEIVIANCQSWCLWKFNNKVVKFVSFGLWEAYYPQEFNVSGTVIKMLVHTPINSTWTISPEFQYAQTMIVWAILMKLVVLIFGAAAIKISCMEDPFVEMEIYCYKVSVLVLCVSSLFTFVSMSWNHFIECYGQTTLDFPPDFPVKKEALISKHYTFVFPLEVLTDTMPLFGVTTFLCEISSLKLQSYMKSKRAFKFT; encoded by the exons ATGTACAG ATTTGCCAATGGAAAGAAATGCATCTTCAAGCTGAGTGGCCTCCTTTACAGCCTGTCAGCTTTGGTGTTTGAAATAGTCATTGCAAATTGCCaatcctggtgcctgtggaaatTCAACAATAAGGTTGTAAAATTTGTGTCCTTTGGACTCTGGGAGGCTTATTACCCTCAAGAGTTTAATGTCTCAGGGACTGTAATCAAGATGCTGGTGCATACTCCTATCAATTCCACCTGGACAATTTCACCTGAATTTCAGTATGCACAGACCATGATAGTGTGGGCCATTCTGATGAAGCTTGTAGTTTTGATTTTTGGTGCAGCTGCCATTAAGATCAGCTGCATGGAAGACCCATTCGTGGAGATGGAGATATATTGCTACAAGGTCTCTGTCTTAGTTTTGTGTGTTAGCAGCCTGTTCACATTTGTTTCCATGAGCTGGAACCACTTCATAGAGTGTTATGGCCAAACCACTCTTGACTTTCCACCAGACTTTCCTGTGAAAAAGGAAGCCTTGATAAGCAAACATTATACTTTTGTGTTCCCATTAGAGGTCCTGACAGACACCATGCCACTCTTTGGAGTGACGACGTTTCTCTGTGAGATAAGCTCTTTGAAACTACAAAGTTATATGAAGTCCAAGCGTGCTTTCAAATTTACCTAA
- the LOC131899137 gene encoding uncharacterized protein LOC131899137, protein MDHFAPNTKRFSRVKEWIFRLTGFLCSLLSLGFGIILQSSRYWRLWEFDDKVVQLVYIGHWGAYYHQEFNISGSVTRILVHSPVNSTWTISPEFRCAQILILLAMFIKPVVVIFSSAAIRVSIIRASVPEIQILCYKCCVLILLLSSLCTTLSVTWNHVVDLYGETTLDFPPTFPVRKEDLIKKHYTHVFPIGVLTATLSLFAMIMFLFEIRSLKLQSNLNAQGTSKHANQNA, encoded by the exons ATGGATCACTTCGCCCCTAACACAAAAAG ATTTTCACGGGTGAAGGAATGGATCTTCAGACTGACTGGCTTCCTTTGCAGCCTCTTGTCGTTGGGGTTTGGAATAATCCTCCAAAGCAGCCGATACTGGCGCCTCTGGGAATTTGACGACAAGGTTGTTCAGCTTGTGTACATCGGACACTGGGGAGCTTATTACCATCAGGAGTTTAACATCTCTGGTTCTGTGACCAGGATTCTGGTGCACAGCCCTGTCAACTCGACCTGGACCATTTCACCTGAATTTAGATGTGCACAGATCCTGATCTTACTGGCTATGTTTATAAAACCCGTGGTGGTGATTTTTAGCTCAGCGGCTATTAGGGTTAGCATTATCAGAGCCTCAGTCCCTGAGATTCAGATACTCTGCTACAAGTGTTGTGTCTTAATTCTGCTTCTCAGCAGCCTTTGCACAACTCTTTCTGTGACCTGGAACCATGTAGTAGATCTTTATGGTGAGACCACTCTTGATTTTCCACCCACCTTTCCTGTTAGGAAAGAAGACCTGATCAAAAAACACTACACTCATGTGTTCCCCATAGGGGTCCTGACAGCCACCCTGTCACTCTTTGCTATGATTATGTTCCTCTTTGAGATCAGGTCATTGAAATTACAGAGTAACCTGAATGCCCAGGGTACTTCCAAGCACGCCAATCAAAATGCCTGA